The DNA sequence TATTAGTTTCAATTGTCattagtgaaatatttataattgttttcaaatcatCCACTTCatcaatgttattaattttagtaaaacataAGGTGAATTGTTTTGTTAAGTACCTACAATAGGAgatattcatgtttttttttgttttaaattaatagtttactACTTTATAACGTAGAGAAAAAATAGGCTTTAAAATActctagatatttttaaaaatggaatttaaaacattgacaAAATTTGAGCAGTTGAAACGCCGCACGTtttgtgtgacgtcacacgacACATCCAGTGGGTCTTTACTGTGAACTTTTCAGTTACTtcgtacatattaataattttaataactttaaaaccaTGGAGGAAgccaaaaaattatcttataagtATTGTATAGTACCGGAGTGCACAAATACTATTCGAAAAAACACCCGACAAAGTGCTTTTTCGTATTTCAAGTGATGCGAAAATACGAAAACGGTGGTATAAGGTGGTGAGAAGGGAAAATATATCACCTGAATCGTGTTTAGATTGTTGtgaatactattttaattttagcatACTTCATTTATTCCAGTAAGTTTGTGATATAGTAAAAAGTAAGTTTTGCATTAGCTATGATTATAGGAAAGCATTTGACTCTATAGCCCATAGTGCGATTGGGCGAGCTCTATCAAGGCTCGGAGTAAACAatgattatatcaatatattgatGGAGATTTACAATAAGAGTAAAGCTAGAATTAAAATCAGTAAGTGTGGCTCAGCCTTTCAAATTGGAAGGGGAGTGAAGCAGGTTGATCCTTTATCTCCAAAGCTATTGGTTGCGGAACTGGAAGAGATCTTCAGAACACTAGATTGGGAAGATAGagggttaaaaatatatggcaAACGTCTCTCGCACTTGCGATTCGCAGATGACGTAATACTGCTTTCAGTAGACCCAAAGGAAATGGAGTACATGATAGAGTCACTCAGCAAAGAGAGCAGAAAAGTAGGTCTCGTAATTAACCAGGAGAAAACTAAGGCAAtgacaaataatgaaattataccGCTAAAGTGAGAGTCAATAGAAATTGAATACGTCGGAGACTACACATACTTgggacatttaatatattttaagtcatgCAATGATAAAGAAGTAGAACGAAGAATCAATATAACATGGTAAAAATACTGGGCAATGAAAGAGATATTCAAGAGCAGTCTTCTGGTCTCACTAAAAACGAAAGCCATGCAGACATGTTTGGTACCCTGTCTCACCTACGCTTCTCAAACATGGCCGATGTCAGCTAAACAGACTCACAAAGTTAAAGTTTGCCAACATAGCATGGAAAGGAGTCTTTTGGGTCTAAAGCTAAGCGACAAAGTGAGAAACCAAAACATCAGAAAGATCACCAAGGTACAGGACATGACTAAAGCAATAATGAGTCAAAAATGGCAGTGGGCTGGACAAAGATCACCAGGGAACAAATAGTCCAAAATTGTCACAAATTGGTAcgctatacaaaaaaaaagacgcAAAGGCAGGCCGGTCAAATGACGGAGTGATGACATAGTTGCCACGGCTGGAATAATTTGGGCAAGAGTAGCCAAGAATAGAGACATTTGGAGAGAAATGGAGGAGGCTTTTACCACCAGAGCGGTCCTTACTTAATTAGGATAAGCAAACAGTTACTAACAcaaccaaaatatttaaattgtatagtttgtaaggaataaaataaagctattattattattattgaacattaaaaaattcggTTTAAAATTAACCTAACGTATAAGAAATGTTCAGTAGCTATAACTTtctataaaaactacattccTGATGTAGttttacgaaatttttatGACTTAACAACACATATGTCTCCATGTCGTTTTAATTGGACGTATCCAACTGCTGAATCACCGTAAGATTCTCGTTAAGACCTGAAATAGAAAAGTACTTATAAAAACTCAAAAACAGTCCACGTAACTAGGGtatcaatttataaacattaaatcataatatatttatctcggATACACACAAAGTCGAAGTGATTATACTTCGgtgaacttttataataaaaaatgtttttattattattttatagacgaaaaataaaaagtttcagagtaattttattgacaacTGGATATGTGTAGGTTGTTTTGGTGTATTATAAGTAAACTGCTGTGTGcgattatgaataaaaatatatattatggtcttaaatatattatgaaagataataattacctCGCAGCTTTTACTCCTCTGATCACTGCTTGAAAAATCTTGATTAGATGCAAAATATGCTGTCATCATAAATGCATCTATTTTAGGTAGATTGTCGGATTGtgttttcacaaaataaattcactaCAAATCTAAACTAAACTTCACACAAGAATACacgtttaaattacttatttttttcacaaaaacttattttgcactttttgcatattattttaggGGTTTAAATAATcagtaaataagaaaaaaaccttttcattataatatgacgatattaattattcgagaaaaaaatattttaggccattttaaattttatgcatATTCCCTTTTATTATACGGAATACATCCCATTTACATTGTTGTACAGaatacatttttcaaaatGTGGGTTTCTTACGTAGACGCGTTggattattattgtaaaaaaaaatgcttagtGGTTTTATCTACTAGTTAAGACTAGAAATCAATCGAAACAGGGAAAGAACTTAAACGTATTACGATCACGcttaagattaaattttaagcatGTAAAATCTGTATTAAATGGACCAAaatagtatacattttttttgtttcattcagaaaaataaattcgtaATAGTTGACGAGACCCCCCTCTCTTCAACGTAAGATaagatgattttatattaatgtcataactttatttttcgatttgtttttctttttaattgttctgTTGTTCGATATATTCTGCTTCAGTAGTTAACTTTGGTAATGatgttcttttataaataaagaaaaatgtcaCAGTCCTTGAGATCATGACAGATGAGTTACTAGTCGAGTCTGTTCAAAGAAAACAATTATCCACATTACATTTACAAGGTTCATTgaagatttttgtttatatttgatagggggcaaacgagcaggCTAGCCACCTTATGGTAAGCCGTTATCACCGCCCATGAACACTCGTGGAGCCTGAAGGCTCCAGAGTGCGTTACCAGCCTTTTAGAAAACGGTACTCTCTCTGCTTGAAGCATTCCAAGCTCTACTGAAGCGGAATTACGTCGTGGGGCAGCTGATTCCACAGGGTAGTGGTGCGTGGCAGAAAGTTTCTTTTGAAACGCACTGTGATTGACTTGCCAGCTGTCAAGGTGGTGCGGATGGTATTGCAGCCTGTGCATGCTTTTATTCTTCTTTACATTTAAAGAACAACAAGTTAGTTTAGTAAGTtagttagtttatatttacccAGTATTTgcttaattcataattaaggGTGGATAAAACTATTACCTTTCACATGCATAGCAACCTGCGATCACGCCCAGTCACAACCATGATTGTTTATTGGAAAAAATAGGGACTAGGGTACAGTTTATATATATCCTTACTAGAGTAGTAGCAGTCGTCGGACCTCTTCAAAATAAAGGTATCGCCGAAAAACCTTCAAGGTGTCTTTCAAAAGCTTAAAAGGCTCAAGACCGACACAACTAGACATTTATGACGTAACTAATTCTGGTgtcatgatttttaaaaacaacgacTTTGTATTCAatcctacatatatattaaactaacatGCTAGTCTTCATCATTGCAGTAAAGTAAGCTGGAGGAAAAGCGCCTACGATAAACATTTCTCTTCAAAATATATGGCAAGAAACTTttgatcatattattatagaaggCGCATTGTCCTCTTTaacttacaaatttatttaaatactgtgAGATACCTTGATCATTGATGGCATAGTCATTGACGATGTTGGTTCCCAAGGAACCGAAAGCTCTATTAACAGCACGCGCTTTAAAATCAGAAATATACTGGTCTGGACGCCAACTCataaatatcctctgggattttgtattgtttctcataatTATCCATCATTACAGTCTAACCCGGAGCCATTTTAAGGATTCAGTAAAGCTtaacgtttgattttatagccctagtgcctccTTTTACAAAAACTATGGAACGCTGATTTGTGGTTACTTCTCTGTTTACTGTGGGTAcggaaagactaaccgcttcacgtatgatttctagaatTTAGCAGTACTAGGAACTAATTATGAATTAAGGTGCGTCATTTTAGCGGTAATGGTATGCAAAAAAAACTCCTGTCTAACCAGTCGTTCTACATCTCTAAACTGATTGCATGGTTCTATATTTAGCATTCTCGACTTGccgaataaaatactttaatatatccgtatgTTTGGCCTTCTTACTTTGTTACTGTGTGTACAGCTTCTGTAAAACAAGTCAATGAAGGCAGAACAGGTCACAAAATGGAAAATCTAAATATCATTTAGAAAAACACAAAACCTATTTTTTAATCGCCTCAACTATCTCAAACAATGAAGACGCGAGAAAAGTATGGAGAGATCTATAAAACAGTTGGCAGTTCATTACCCAGAACGTAATTCTCAGCGGCAAAAAAGACCcactatataattatttattatttattagtcatATGCTATCAGCAATTCTAAATTGAGCATgctaattttaactttattgctATCAATGTAaggtttaaataatgttacaattttCTTGATTGATCTACGAGATAgatagtgttttattatatcagaCTGTATTTATGGTCTATGgatcaaaaaattaagattgaattatttttgtttttgtagctCAATAGacgtttttctttgtttagtTGAGAAATTTAGACCTGGTTGcaaaatgaaagaaattattaacatttggcaaagtgattaaaaaagtttaacataattttataaaaatgagatGCAAGTGACAGATAGATTAGctctgtaaatatatacaaaactattactacagtaatatataacaataattattataacttaattattatgcataacattttttatggtTTGATCatacttttatgttttttatgaaaaaaaatcaataattttttctttacttttgaCACGTAGAGATTGTTTGATGTTGACTTGGAAATCTGTGGACAGAAACTGATATTCTGTTGTTCAGGAGGGCTTAGGTCTTGTAAGATTTAGGTCCTGATTTTTCGTTCAAAGTATAAAGTGAAGCGAAgacaatcttttatttatcattttaggTTTCAATCTGGTTTTGACGAGATTTTTTTATCCCTCAGTTTAATATGCCCtacgaaatttattatattcagatTGATGGAGAAGTGTACATGGTCattaaggttttttatatcaattggtacataaaattatcatgtaatttaaaaataatttgcaaaaaAGCTGACACAAAAAATAGTAGTTTTATGTATCGTATTGTTAAAGATGTTAGCgaacagaaacaaaaaatataacaaattaaaatcgcatcataataaaataaaatattcacagaTCATTCCCGGACTGTGTTTACAATCTTACTTGTAATTTGACCAAAAGAACTTATTCAGCCTTGATATGTCACGTGTATCCAAACAGTTGTACTAACTGGCAAGGAAGTTATGAGCGAACATAATTACTGtgtatttagataaattaagaatatctctattatagaaaattcaaaaaaaaaaattcaaattggaAGACACAAGATGCTTCCAGTCCAAAAAACTCTTAATGAAAATAGACTATTACAGTGTCCAATGTCTTtctgcaaaaataaaataaagtgttactaatattaataaattaaattcatagttttattatatttttatacaaagctTCTATCAGTCAAAGTAATACAtacatcaattaatttatagaacAATATTCAGCAATGTATGTATCTATAGTGATATTGGTACGAACCTTTGTCTGTACACGGAACATGGGAAAGACTATAATTTGCGGACTATACCGAAGCAGAAGAATCCAAGACGGTGGTTGGTTGGTAAGTTCGTTTGTGTAATTGTCTACCCAATATGACGATTAAAGATAAGCAATGTAAATATCCACGCTCCACGAATAAAAGAGGTGTATGTCATTCGGTTcgcaaataaaagtaataagtcAAGGtggagtaaaaaaaaagagttaAGTTAGTTAAGTGAACCTCAGGCTTATGCAGTCGCTGGCGCAgtaattaactaatattttttcttctaaatGAATCGCTGAGTTCTCGTATGAGAGGAAGGTTTCTTatgaaattatacaataacatCAGCGATATGGCGTCTCAGCATCCGATAGTATTCTGCACAGTATTATATTGACGAAATTTGCCATggcaaattataaattcggCTGTATTTACAGTAAATTCTGATTGTGTACTGTATAGCTGTATAGTGTCGTTCAGGACGATTCGTCCTTATGCTGGGAAAAAAAACACGAAAAGTTTACTTTCATTCTATTTATTCACACTTCATGCATTGAGAAATAACAGTTAAAATTATGCTTGTATAACACAAGGAGTTGTTTCTCttgatataacaaaatcatGTTGGTATGTGGTACTACTATtaccttataaaattaataactataaatacctatttaaatataatttaaacatgttaCTTACgctaatatactattttatgataatataatttattataaaacacaacaCAAACGTAgtctataatgttttaaaaacattttaatgacactatttaattaatgataaagcctacttgtttgtttctttGATTGTGGGATGTCTTTTCTCCCTATTTAAGTTCCCAGTCCTCTTGAGTGGTGATGTTTACTAATCGTTTTGATTCCTCCCACAGTTTCCGAGTTAAGTCAGCGTCTTCAGCAAACCACGAACTGTAGAATTCAGCGCAGTCTCTGAAATGCTTACCGCTCGAATTTTGGACTCTCGGATCTGTCGCTAAGAACACTGGCATTGTAGCAACCCTATCTAAATCGCGTCCCAATAACAACATGCCtgcattaaaaacatttcttaagGTTGTGTCGTTAAAATCTCTGAAGAACTCAGACTTACTCAGCCCGGGGTCCATACTGTACACGTTAACGCCACTGCCTCGTAGCCGTTTGTTCATTTCAACAGTAAACAATATATCTGCTAACTTTGAGTTGCAATACATTCCGAAGCTTGAAAATCTTCCAACATCGTTCATATGATCGAGTTCAATGTGACCCAGAAGTAGAGTTATAGACGACACATTCACGATCCTGCTCGGGGCTGAAGTCCTTAATAAAGGCAATAGTAAGAAGGTTAGCAGGAAGGCCCCAAAGTAGTTAACTTGCATCATCAGATTAAGTTTGTCCTTCGTCAGTCGATCTGGTAAGCCGAGGGCGCCGATGTTGTTGATTAGTATGTTTAATTTGGGTTCACTCATATATATTGCACTTGCGAACCTTCGAATAGACTTTAAAGAGGCGAAGTCGAGTTTTCTGGTTGAAATGTTCGTATTTCCAGAGCTTTGTATGATTGCGTTTTTTGCTTTATCCATTTTAGCAGGGTTCCTGCTGCCTATTATGACTCTGGCTCCTCTTTTCGCAAAATTTTTGGCAACTTCAAACCCTATGCCGGCAGTAGCTCCAGTAACGATGGCCACTTGTCCATCCATACGAACATTGTTCTCACAGTTTGCGAAGTCGTCCTGGACCCGCATCACAACCGGACCGTGTTCACAGACAGCAAAAATAACActgacttttattatataacttgaCTATAAGAAGTTTGGTGAGATTGTTAACTACGAACTAGtctaactttaaaaatgtttaataatgacaaaatctaaatatatgcTTAATAATGCAAATAAACCAGTTgtattgaaactaatatatttctactATGGCTTGTATTTCAAGTTTATGGACAAATACACTACTGTTccaactatattattttcaattaaaatagagGCGTGTTTTCGGTGATgtcgatttaattttttggtgTATTTTCGGAtgtctattaaattttttaagttttacaaacgttttaatattctttatgaaCTTCATGTTTTTACTAATTCTTATTTAGATCCAGGTCGTTGGATGAGgactttatgaatatttggaTAAACTCCTTGAAGACGAGGAGGCTGAATTGAATTAACGTCATATGAGTATGGTATTCGGAAGTCAtcattaatttctaaattaagcagataaataaatgtctatACATTCAAGGTAAAGTAAATCATTAGAGATTGAAACTTCAGGGTCACAAGATTTTTtagatcatttattttttgttgtcatCTTCATTATGCAGAAATATCTCTAACTTTCAAATTAgccaaaacaatattaaaatagtagagttataaatgtatttaatttctttaaaactgtttatcTGTACGACCTTGACTTATGTTTCTAAATTTatccagttttatttaaaagaaataatcatagttttatttatatatgcttttaactatatattcaTCAGAAATTTAtgccattttttatattcaaacattaatcaatgaaaaatttttgtttgactTTACATGTTTCTGAAGCTACTGTATAATTTGTAGGTTACCTTCGGAAACTGTTTGTAACAAacgttataaaactaaattaacataatagaagaaaaacaattggttaatgaaataaatctttatacatcatttgataatatttttcatgtttccCAATCTTCACTAGtagatatatttacatttttttttgaaacttCCCACAATTCTCTCGTCAGATGCCTGTCATCGACTAACCAATGATTTATCCACTTTTTACAGAATTTATAATGCTCGCCACTGACTTTTTCAAACTGTGGATCGGATGCTAAGTAAGCGATTTCTCTTCCAACGTCTTCCTTGGGTTGT is a window from the Danaus plexippus chromosome 19, MEX_DaPlex, whole genome shotgun sequence genome containing:
- the LOC116768018 gene encoding retinol dehydrogenase 13-like, with translation MRVQDDFANCENNVRMDGQVAIVTGATAGIGFEVAKNFAKRGARVIIGSRNPAKMDKAKNAIIQSSGNTNISTRKLDFASLKSIRRFASAIYMSEPKLNILINNIGALGLPDRLTKDKLNLMMQVNYFGAFLLTFLLLPLLRTSAPSRIVNVSSITLLLGHIELDHMNDVGRFSSFGMYCNSKLADILFTVEMNKRLRGSGVNVYSMDPGLSKSEFFRDFNDTTLRNVFNAGMLLLGRDLDRVATMPVFLATDPRVQNSSGKHFRDCAEFYSSWFAEDADLTRKLWEESKRLVNITTQEDWELK